The following proteins are co-located in the Pyrococcus abyssi GE5 genome:
- a CDS encoding [LysW]-aminoadipate/[LysW]-glutamate kinase encodes MRVIKVGGSVVPMLDKILDTSSLHGNSIIVHGGSRYVDEMARKLGVKVERLVSPSGVMFRRTTRRVLDVYVAALMRANRELVSFLRERGIDAIGVSGLDGVVLAKRKKLVKAVVNGKVIAIRDDYSGVIKSINVTLLKNYLKVGIPVIASIAYDPEENVPLNVDGDKVAYHVAIAMKAKELRFLSDTAFLIDGNVVERIPLEDFDEYLRYAGGGMKKKLMMARKALESGVKKVVIEGLNGRTVIS; translated from the coding sequence ATGAGGGTTATCAAGGTTGGAGGATCTGTTGTGCCAATGCTTGATAAAATTCTCGACACGAGCAGTTTGCATGGTAACTCGATTATTGTCCATGGGGGTTCCAGGTACGTGGACGAGATGGCTAGGAAACTTGGTGTCAAAGTGGAAAGGCTTGTTAGCCCCTCTGGAGTAATGTTCAGGAGGACTACCAGGAGAGTCCTTGACGTGTACGTTGCAGCCTTAATGAGGGCTAACAGGGAGTTGGTTTCATTCCTAAGGGAGAGAGGGATTGATGCAATTGGAGTTAGTGGGCTCGATGGTGTCGTGTTAGCTAAGAGGAAGAAGCTCGTAAAGGCGGTAGTTAATGGGAAGGTGATAGCGATAAGGGATGACTATTCAGGAGTTATAAAGAGCATTAACGTGACTCTCCTTAAGAATTACCTGAAGGTTGGAATTCCAGTCATAGCCTCAATAGCTTACGATCCTGAGGAGAATGTTCCTTTGAACGTTGATGGGGATAAAGTAGCTTATCACGTAGCTATTGCAATGAAAGCTAAGGAGTTGCGCTTCCTCTCGGATACAGCATTCTTAATCGACGGAAACGTCGTGGAGAGAATCCCCTTAGAGGATTTTGACGAGTATTTAAGGTATGCAGGCGGTGGTATGAAGAAGAAGCTCATGATGGCTAGAAAAGCTCTCGAAAGTGGAGTTAAGAAAGTTGTAATTGAGGGATTAAACGGTAGGACGGTGATATCTTGA
- a CDS encoding acetylornithine/succinylornithine family transaminase, with translation MSLYRKRLKIVRGEGIYVWDSEGKRYLDLIAGIGVAILGHNHPKWVEEVGNQLNKLVVAGPMFEHEEKEEMLEELSRWVNFEYVYMGNSGTEAVEAALKFARLYTGRKEIIAMTNAFHGRTMGALSATWKSKYKKDFEPLVPGFKHIPFNDVEAAKEAITRTTAAVIFEPIQGESGIIPAKEEFVKTLRDLTEDVGALLIADEVQSGLRTGKFLAVEHYKVEPDIVTLGKGIGNGVPVSLTLTNFDVERGKHGSTFGGNPLACKAVAVTLRILRKERLVEKASEKFIKVKGKDVVTTRGRGLMIGIVLKKPVGRYVEELQNEGYLVHTSGQRVIRLLPPLIISKEKMMEVKSAIEGVINGDTEG, from the coding sequence ATGAGTCTCTATAGAAAGAGGTTGAAGATAGTCAGGGGAGAGGGGATCTACGTATGGGATTCTGAGGGGAAGAGGTACCTCGACTTAATAGCAGGTATAGGAGTTGCAATCCTTGGGCATAACCATCCGAAATGGGTAGAAGAGGTAGGGAACCAGTTGAACAAGCTGGTCGTTGCGGGTCCCATGTTTGAACATGAGGAAAAGGAGGAAATGCTGGAGGAGCTTTCGAGGTGGGTTAACTTCGAGTACGTTTACATGGGTAACTCGGGAACGGAGGCTGTTGAAGCTGCCCTCAAGTTCGCAAGGCTTTACACGGGTAGGAAGGAAATAATAGCCATGACGAACGCTTTCCATGGGAGAACGATGGGAGCTTTAAGTGCAACTTGGAAGTCAAAGTACAAGAAGGATTTTGAGCCTCTAGTTCCGGGGTTCAAGCATATCCCCTTTAATGACGTTGAGGCTGCCAAAGAAGCGATAACAAGGACTACAGCTGCTGTAATATTTGAACCGATTCAAGGGGAAAGTGGTATAATTCCGGCAAAGGAAGAGTTCGTGAAGACTTTGAGGGATTTAACCGAGGATGTTGGGGCTCTATTAATTGCCGATGAGGTTCAAAGCGGTTTAAGAACCGGGAAGTTCCTAGCTGTTGAACATTACAAGGTTGAACCTGATATAGTAACGCTTGGGAAGGGAATAGGGAACGGGGTTCCGGTTAGCTTAACGTTAACTAACTTTGACGTCGAGAGGGGAAAGCATGGCTCAACTTTCGGTGGAAATCCGCTAGCTTGTAAGGCCGTTGCTGTTACGCTAAGGATACTAAGGAAGGAGAGGTTAGTTGAAAAAGCCTCAGAGAAGTTCATAAAGGTGAAGGGTAAGGATGTAGTAACGACGAGGGGGAGGGGGTTGATGATAGGGATAGTTCTCAAGAAACCCGTGGGTAGGTACGTTGAGGAGTTGCAGAACGAGGGTTACCTCGTTCACACTTCAGGTCAGAGGGTTATTAGGTTGTTACCGCCCTTGATAATCTCAAAAGAAAAGATGATGGAGGTTAAATCAGCCATTGAGGGTGTTATAAATGGAGATACCGAAGGATGA
- the lysS gene encoding homocitrate synthase: protein MVLDSTLREGEQTPGVNYTPEQRLEIAIALDEVGVDFIEIGHPAVSEDVFRGMKLIAEQGLNVELLAHSRALIEDIDYVLKTGVDWVGIFFCLSEACLRKRFRITLDHALEKISRAIEYAKDHGLKVRFTPEDTTRTEWANLKRAIRLAKELKVDRISVADTTGSTHPLRFYTLVKKIVNFGIPVNVHCHNDLGLALANAIMGIEAGATLVDATVNGLGERAGIVDLAQIITVLYYHYGIKKYRLDLLYRVSNLVSEITGISPQPNYPIVGENAFTHKAGLHVSAVLKDPRFYEFLPAEVFGRERTIYVDRYAGKDTIRYYLEKFGIRDHGIVTSLLRKVKSSREPFTWEKLLEEARRVKE from the coding sequence ATGGTGCTAGACTCAACTTTGAGAGAAGGAGAGCAAACTCCAGGAGTTAATTACACCCCAGAACAGAGACTTGAAATAGCAATAGCCCTAGATGAGGTTGGAGTTGACTTCATAGAGATTGGACATCCAGCGGTTAGCGAAGATGTATTCAGAGGGATGAAATTAATAGCGGAGCAGGGGTTAAATGTTGAGTTACTAGCTCATTCAAGAGCGCTAATAGAGGACATTGATTATGTTCTAAAGACTGGAGTCGATTGGGTGGGAATATTCTTCTGTCTATCGGAGGCTTGCCTTAGGAAGAGGTTCAGAATAACGTTAGACCATGCCCTTGAAAAGATATCTAGGGCCATTGAGTACGCAAAAGACCATGGACTTAAGGTTCGCTTTACACCCGAAGACACCACTAGGACTGAATGGGCGAACTTGAAGAGGGCTATAAGGCTTGCAAAGGAGTTAAAAGTTGATAGGATAAGCGTTGCTGACACCACTGGAAGCACGCATCCGCTGAGGTTCTACACTCTCGTCAAGAAAATTGTCAACTTTGGAATACCCGTTAACGTTCACTGTCACAACGATCTCGGGTTAGCACTAGCAAATGCGATTATGGGAATAGAGGCTGGAGCAACTCTCGTGGATGCTACCGTTAACGGTCTTGGGGAGAGGGCTGGAATAGTTGACTTGGCTCAAATAATAACGGTGCTCTACTATCACTATGGAATCAAAAAGTACAGGCTGGATCTCCTCTACAGGGTAAGCAACCTAGTTAGCGAGATAACTGGAATATCGCCCCAACCTAACTATCCAATAGTTGGTGAGAACGCATTCACGCATAAGGCTGGTTTGCACGTTTCAGCGGTGCTTAAGGATCCAAGGTTCTACGAGTTCTTGCCCGCTGAGGTTTTCGGAAGGGAGAGAACGATATACGTCGATAGGTACGCCGGTAAGGATACGATAAGGTACTACCTCGAGAAATTCGGAATAAGAGATCATGGAATTGTGACATCTCTTCTTAGGAAGGTTAAGAGCAGCAGAGAACCTTTCACCTGGGAAAAGTTGTTAGAAGAGGCTAGGAGGGTTAAAGAATGA
- a CDS encoding 3-isopropylmalate dehydratase/homoaconitate hydratase family large subunit, giving the protein MTLVGKLLNAKPGEAVIRKVDLVYAHDGTMPLIIEAFNRIFNEVRTRAYIFFDHVYPAPTVKVANLHREIREFAKIHGIPVVEGKGISHQLVVELGLAEEAKIIVGGDSHTPTLGALGVFAVGMGATDVAIALGLGKIWLKVPESIAVLLDGSPREYIMASDVMIHLITSLKDREMSYNAIEFFNVPFSFDERLTLTNFSVEANAKTAIIGEEYEGGGYSDEITIELDSLPPMVAKPFSPANGVSVEDVEGTKIDQVFIGSCTNGRFEQIKRAAEILDGEQVNVRTLVAPASINVYRRMIEEGLVRILIDAGVVILPPGCGPCLGRHMGVAGDNEVILSTTNRNFRGRMGSPKAEIYLASPVTAAVSALYGEITNPEGEL; this is encoded by the coding sequence ATGACCCTTGTTGGAAAACTACTTAACGCTAAGCCCGGTGAGGCTGTAATAAGGAAAGTCGACCTAGTTTACGCGCACGATGGAACGATGCCTCTAATAATAGAGGCCTTCAATAGGATATTCAATGAGGTTAGAACTAGGGCTTACATATTCTTTGACCACGTTTATCCGGCACCTACGGTAAAGGTTGCGAACCTGCATAGGGAGATAAGGGAGTTCGCCAAGATCCATGGTATTCCAGTTGTTGAGGGAAAGGGAATAAGCCATCAGCTCGTCGTTGAGCTTGGGCTTGCAGAGGAGGCAAAGATAATCGTTGGTGGTGATTCTCACACCCCAACGCTTGGAGCTCTTGGTGTGTTCGCTGTAGGTATGGGTGCTACGGATGTTGCCATAGCTCTAGGGCTTGGAAAGATATGGCTTAAGGTTCCCGAGAGCATAGCAGTTTTACTGGATGGTTCCCCAAGAGAATACATAATGGCTTCCGACGTTATGATACACCTAATAACATCCCTTAAGGATAGGGAGATGAGCTACAATGCGATAGAATTCTTTAACGTTCCGTTCTCCTTCGATGAAAGGTTGACGCTCACTAACTTCAGCGTTGAAGCAAATGCAAAGACGGCAATAATCGGAGAGGAGTACGAGGGAGGGGGATACTCAGATGAGATTACCATTGAGTTAGACTCTTTACCTCCAATGGTTGCGAAACCTTTTAGTCCTGCTAACGGCGTGAGCGTTGAGGATGTAGAGGGAACTAAGATAGACCAAGTTTTCATAGGTTCATGCACTAACGGTAGATTCGAACAAATAAAGAGAGCGGCTGAGATATTGGATGGGGAGCAGGTTAATGTTAGAACCCTGGTTGCTCCAGCCTCCATCAACGTCTATAGAAGGATGATTGAGGAAGGATTAGTTAGGATTCTGATAGACGCTGGTGTTGTAATTCTACCGCCTGGGTGTGGACCGTGTCTTGGAAGGCATATGGGAGTTGCTGGAGACAATGAGGTTATCCTCTCAACTACGAACAGGAATTTCAGGGGAAGGATGGGTTCTCCAAAGGCTGAAATTTACCTTGCGAGTCCTGTTACTGCCGCGGTTAGCGCTCTTTACGGTGAGATAACGAACCCGGAGGGAGAGTTATGA
- a CDS encoding isocitrate--homoisocitrate dehydrogenase, with amino-acid sequence MYRVAVIKGDGIGPEVVDSAIRVVNSVTDRIRFYEFEGGFEVFKRIGSPISEDDLKEIRKMDAILFGATTTPFNVPGYRSLIVTLRKELDLYANLRIIPDLSNGKEIVIVRENTEGLYARDGIGFSDRAIDFRIITLEGARRIAKFAINLAKERNSFITFVHKANVLKGDRFFREIVLEIAEREGVEVREAIIDSFMIKLVKNPWDHGVILTENMFGDIISDLATIHAGSIGIVPSGNYGDEIALFEPIHGSAPDIAGKGIANPIGAILSAAMMLDYLGLNGKVVWEATRRYVRYGNLTPDMGGTATTSEVTKGIISEIYSFDPFDIDEIWVEEIRLGRIPLTLWR; translated from the coding sequence GTGTATAGGGTAGCCGTGATTAAGGGTGACGGAATAGGGCCTGAGGTTGTAGATTCAGCGATTAGGGTGGTTAATTCCGTAACGGATAGGATAAGGTTCTATGAATTCGAGGGAGGATTCGAGGTATTCAAGAGAATTGGCTCGCCGATAAGTGAGGATGACCTGAAAGAGATAAGGAAGATGGATGCCATATTGTTTGGAGCAACAACCACACCCTTTAACGTTCCTGGGTATAGGAGTTTGATAGTAACCCTCAGGAAGGAGCTCGACCTTTATGCAAACCTTAGGATTATCCCGGATTTAAGCAACGGTAAGGAGATAGTTATAGTTAGGGAAAACACCGAGGGATTGTACGCAAGGGACGGGATAGGATTCAGTGATAGAGCCATTGATTTCAGGATAATAACCCTTGAAGGGGCTAGAAGGATAGCAAAATTTGCCATTAACTTGGCTAAGGAAAGGAACTCCTTCATAACTTTCGTTCATAAGGCGAACGTGTTGAAGGGTGACAGATTCTTCAGGGAGATAGTTCTGGAGATTGCTGAAAGGGAAGGGGTGGAAGTTAGGGAAGCTATAATCGATTCTTTCATGATTAAGTTAGTCAAGAACCCCTGGGACCACGGGGTTATATTAACCGAGAACATGTTTGGGGATATAATTTCCGACCTAGCAACTATCCATGCTGGAAGCATAGGAATAGTTCCAAGTGGCAACTATGGAGATGAAATAGCGCTCTTTGAGCCCATCCACGGTTCCGCACCGGATATAGCTGGGAAGGGGATAGCAAATCCAATTGGAGCTATTCTAAGCGCAGCCATGATGCTCGACTATCTGGGGCTTAACGGTAAGGTAGTATGGGAGGCCACCAGGAGGTACGTGAGGTACGGTAATCTAACCCCCGATATGGGTGGAACTGCAACGACTAGCGAAGTTACTAAGGGAATAATCTCGGAAATTTATTCTTTTGATCCCTTTGACATAGATGAAATCTGGGTTGAAGAGATCAGGCTTGGGAGAATTCCTCTAACACTTTGGAGGTGA
- a CDS encoding DUF434 domain-containing protein, with product MARLKEAYMDLKFLLNRGYRKKVALNFVCNHYRLPSLYRHFLARCVFSDYWILEVREKASSCKGEVLGVDGFNVLITIESLMNGEAIRCEDWIIRDLKYQGKYRISEKTEESIRLMLLAIKEVEPREVVIFYGASNPRSALVKRLTEESMRKLEIDGEVKLVKSPDFELKNFEYVATGDVGIIEKAKHVVDLPSYASILIKQNPMEFKEMLNILDERLK from the coding sequence ATGGCTAGGCTTAAAGAAGCTTATATGGACTTGAAATTCCTACTAAATAGGGGGTATAGAAAGAAGGTTGCCCTGAACTTCGTGTGTAACCACTACAGGCTACCCTCATTGTACAGGCATTTCCTGGCTAGGTGCGTGTTCTCGGACTATTGGATTCTAGAGGTTAGAGAGAAAGCCTCCAGTTGCAAGGGGGAAGTTCTTGGTGTGGATGGATTCAACGTCCTCATAACGATAGAATCGTTGATGAACGGAGAAGCAATAAGATGCGAGGATTGGATAATCAGGGACTTGAAATACCAGGGAAAGTATAGGATTAGCGAAAAAACGGAAGAATCTATAAGGTTAATGTTACTAGCGATTAAAGAAGTGGAGCCCAGGGAAGTCGTTATCTTCTATGGAGCTTCAAATCCAAGGAGTGCTCTAGTTAAGAGGCTAACGGAGGAGAGCATGAGAAAGCTCGAGATAGATGGTGAAGTTAAGCTAGTGAAGAGCCCAGACTTCGAGCTTAAGAACTTTGAGTACGTTGCAACGGGGGATGTAGGGATAATAGAGAAGGCCAAGCACGTTGTAGATTTACCATCGTACGCATCGATACTCATAAAACAGAATCCAATGGAGTTCAAGGAAATGTTGAACATCCTCGACGAAAGACTTAAATAG
- a CDS encoding DMT family transporter, producing the protein MSFALGVILALAAAFTWALSSVLSKVSMRRVSPFTLNSLRLFIASAFYIPLIIYLDLFPDKGLFWWIIVILSGIIGFLVADWLFLEGINIIGVSRANLLVTPHPILTMVLAHYFLDRPLNASIAFGAILIVLAVIILLSEGKDSSDISLRGVGLVIVAELMWTLAVLITDWLVSDESAVLITGLRIASGALGTTFLLPRISQEVKKLKMRDLGLIFVITLLGTILGQYFFVKSISIVSSSVATPVTESTPIMAALMAIIFLKERFTKKLGISLVLATLGILLIGLGC; encoded by the coding sequence ATGAGCTTTGCCTTGGGAGTTATCTTAGCATTAGCAGCTGCATTCACGTGGGCCTTGTCGTCGGTTCTCTCTAAGGTATCGATGAGGAGAGTTTCTCCGTTCACTCTGAACTCCTTAAGGTTATTCATAGCCTCGGCCTTCTACATTCCCTTAATAATCTACCTCGACCTGTTCCCTGATAAGGGTTTGTTTTGGTGGATTATAGTTATTCTCTCGGGTATAATAGGTTTCTTGGTAGCTGATTGGTTATTCTTGGAGGGGATAAACATTATAGGCGTTTCCAGGGCGAACCTCTTGGTAACTCCTCACCCTATATTAACGATGGTTCTAGCTCATTATTTCCTCGATAGGCCCTTAAATGCCTCGATAGCTTTCGGGGCGATCTTAATAGTTCTGGCCGTAATAATCCTCTTGAGCGAGGGTAAGGATAGCTCGGATATAAGTCTAAGGGGAGTTGGCCTTGTCATAGTTGCTGAGCTGATGTGGACATTGGCAGTTTTAATAACCGACTGGCTCGTTAGCGATGAGTCAGCGGTTTTGATAACTGGACTTAGGATAGCATCTGGAGCCCTCGGCACTACTTTCCTACTTCCCAGGATATCCCAGGAAGTTAAAAAGCTCAAAATGAGGGATCTTGGTCTTATATTCGTGATAACATTACTTGGAACGATACTCGGCCAATACTTCTTCGTAAAATCAATAAGCATAGTTAGCTCAAGCGTTGCCACCCCTGTAACTGAGTCAACTCCCATAATGGCGGCCTTAATGGCTATAATCTTTTTAAAAGAAAGGTTTACGAAGAAGCTTGGAATTTCCTTGGTCTTAGCTACCCTTGGGATCCTCTTAATAGGTCTTGGATGTTGA
- the lysX gene encoding lysine biosynthesis protein LysX translates to MRIGITYSVLRREEIMIKERAKEFGEVVMLHEDELIFPGEYDVDVVIIRNLSHFKSLYIAKLFENHGIPTINPFNVILEAGDKVFATLKLAKKVPVPRWGVALSENSASKLAKDMEFPVVSKPVFGSWGRLLAKINDEDALEAVLEHRKWMKNPLYNIHYMQEYIEKPGRDIRSYVIGGEFVTAIYRYSDHWVTNTARGGRAEPCFDERVIDVSIKAWEAFGEGALAIDIFETKNELLVNEVNPNMEFKNAARVTGVDIARKLVEYAVEVAKR, encoded by the coding sequence GTGAGAATCGGGATAACGTACAGCGTCCTCAGAAGGGAGGAGATAATGATAAAGGAGAGAGCCAAGGAATTTGGAGAAGTCGTGATGCTTCACGAGGATGAGCTCATATTCCCAGGAGAGTACGATGTTGATGTGGTTATAATAAGGAACCTGAGCCACTTCAAGAGCCTGTACATAGCTAAGCTGTTTGAAAATCATGGAATCCCAACAATTAATCCGTTTAATGTAATTTTGGAAGCCGGTGATAAGGTTTTCGCAACGCTAAAGCTAGCTAAGAAGGTTCCAGTTCCAAGGTGGGGTGTTGCGCTTAGTGAGAATTCGGCAAGTAAGCTTGCAAAGGATATGGAATTCCCTGTAGTTTCAAAGCCCGTATTTGGTAGTTGGGGTAGATTGTTAGCTAAAATAAACGATGAAGATGCATTGGAGGCTGTTCTCGAGCATAGGAAGTGGATGAAAAACCCCCTATATAACATCCATTACATGCAAGAGTACATAGAGAAGCCAGGTAGGGATATAAGGAGTTACGTAATAGGCGGTGAATTTGTGACTGCTATCTACCGGTATTCTGATCACTGGGTTACTAATACTGCTAGGGGCGGTAGAGCGGAGCCCTGTTTTGATGAGCGTGTTATTGATGTTTCCATTAAAGCTTGGGAGGCTTTTGGTGAGGGCGCATTAGCAATAGACATCTTCGAAACAAAAAACGAACTCCTTGTCAACGAAGTGAACCCAAATATGGAGTTTAAGAATGCTGCCCGAGTTACGGGGGTTGACATTGCAAGAAAACTCGTTGAGTACGCTGTGGAGGTGGCTAAAAGATGA
- a CDS encoding 3-isopropylmalate dehydratase small subunit: protein MITTGRVWKFWDNVSTDEITPGRYNLTKDPQELARIAFIEVRPEFAEKVRRGDVVVGGKNFGIGSSRESAALALKAAGVSGIIAKSFGRIFYRNAVNLGIPLLIGDTDELEDGDVITVNWETGEVRKNGQTLQFEPLPGFLLEIVREGGILEFIRRRGDLCIG from the coding sequence ATGATAACGACGGGAAGGGTTTGGAAGTTTTGGGATAACGTTTCAACGGACGAGATAACTCCTGGGAGGTACAACTTGACTAAGGATCCCCAGGAACTTGCAAGGATAGCGTTCATAGAGGTTAGACCGGAATTTGCGGAGAAAGTGAGAAGAGGAGACGTTGTCGTTGGTGGAAAGAACTTCGGAATAGGGTCATCTAGGGAATCTGCAGCTCTAGCACTTAAAGCGGCTGGAGTTTCTGGAATAATAGCAAAATCTTTCGGAAGGATATTCTACAGAAATGCAGTGAATCTAGGTATTCCTCTGCTTATTGGAGATACTGATGAGCTGGAAGATGGAGATGTAATTACTGTGAATTGGGAAACTGGAGAAGTTAGGAAAAACGGTCAAACATTACAGTTTGAACCTTTACCTGGCTTTCTCCTTGAGATAGTTAGAGAGGGAGGAATTCTCGAATTCATAAGAAGGAGGGGAGATTTGTGTATAGGGTAG
- the argC gene encoding N-acetyl-gamma-glutamyl-phosphate reductase yields the protein MIKAAIVGGSGYIGGELIRLLSMHPEVEITTITSRKFAGKKVHKVHPNLRGLNLRFTDKYEFDADVIFLAVPHGTSMRIIGEFLGSAKIIDLSADFRVSKDLYEKYYGSHEKPELIDKFVYGLPELHRKEIKRAELVANPGCNATAVILALYPFRDVTSEAIVDLKVSSSAGGRRENVASIHPERSHVVRVYKPFHHRHEAEVLQETGVKAMFTVHSVDIVRGLLATTYFKFEGSEKDLLKRLLMYRGEPFIRLVTDKGGLQRYPDPKYVIGSNFVDIGFSYDSENSRAIVFSALDNLIKGGAGQAVQNMNIMFGFDETLGLNYYPLYPG from the coding sequence ATGATTAAAGCTGCCATAGTGGGAGGTAGTGGATACATTGGTGGGGAGTTAATAAGGTTGCTCTCAATGCATCCTGAGGTTGAAATAACCACTATCACATCCCGAAAGTTTGCCGGAAAGAAGGTTCATAAAGTTCACCCCAACTTAAGGGGATTGAACCTGAGGTTTACTGATAAATACGAGTTCGACGCTGACGTTATATTTCTGGCCGTTCCGCATGGGACCTCCATGAGGATAATAGGTGAATTCCTGGGTAGCGCTAAGATAATAGACCTGAGTGCTGATTTCAGGGTTTCAAAGGATCTTTACGAGAAATACTATGGTTCCCACGAGAAGCCTGAGTTGATAGATAAATTCGTTTACGGTCTCCCTGAGTTGCATCGGAAAGAAATAAAGAGAGCTGAGCTTGTGGCTAACCCAGGATGCAATGCCACAGCCGTGATCTTGGCCCTTTATCCTTTCAGAGATGTAACATCCGAAGCTATAGTTGATCTAAAGGTTAGCTCTTCCGCAGGTGGTAGGAGGGAAAACGTAGCAAGCATTCATCCTGAAAGGAGTCACGTTGTTAGGGTTTACAAACCCTTCCACCACCGACACGAAGCTGAAGTTCTCCAAGAAACTGGAGTTAAAGCGATGTTCACGGTTCACTCAGTTGACATAGTCAGGGGGCTTTTGGCTACAACATACTTCAAGTTCGAGGGTAGCGAGAAGGATTTGCTTAAGAGGTTGCTAATGTACAGGGGAGAACCTTTCATAAGGTTAGTTACCGATAAAGGAGGGCTCCAAAGGTATCCCGATCCGAAGTACGTGATTGGTAGCAACTTCGTCGACATAGGGTTCTCCTACGATTCGGAAAACTCTAGGGCGATAGTATTTTCTGCCCTAGACAATCTGATCAAAGGCGGGGCGGGACAGGCCGTTCAAAACATGAACATCATGTTTGGATTCGATGAGACCCTTGGTTTGAATTATTACCCCCTCTATCCGGGGTGA
- the lysW gene encoding lysine biosynthesis protein LysW, with amino-acid sequence MVKVECPVCGAEIELESVELHQIVECPVCGAELEVVSLNPLVLEEVPEVEEDWGE; translated from the coding sequence ATGGTTAAGGTAGAATGCCCCGTGTGCGGAGCTGAGATCGAGCTTGAAAGTGTAGAGCTGCACCAGATAGTTGAATGTCCTGTTTGCGGTGCCGAGCTTGAGGTAGTCAGCTTGAATCCGCTAGTGCTCGAGGAGGTTCCTGAGGTAGAGGAGGACTGGGGCGAGTAG
- a CDS encoding [LysW]-lysine hydrolase, whose translation MEIPKDEKIKFLKELVEIYSPTGKEEEAAKFIKEKLEEYGVKAYIDKVGNVIGVKEGEGPLILLAGHVDTVPGYIPVRIEGDILWGRGSVDAKGPLSALLFAMVESNANVIFAGLVDEEGFSKGARALDVPRPEYVIVGEPSGVNGVTIGYKGSLTVRFVERVEKFHGSIGGGAAEKLIERWLSISGNFEDGFNGLSGRIVRFVAYERDFEFYGEMIVNLRTPPGYEPPRDWDIIDFVPAYEVNRRSPLVRTFVRSIRELGMKPKLKKKSGTADMNILAPRFGVDAVAYGPGDSRLDHTPYERISLMEYLQSIDVLKNVLTKLKGKDLDKIYKSSPR comes from the coding sequence ATGGAGATACCGAAGGATGAGAAGATTAAATTCCTGAAAGAGCTGGTCGAGATATACAGCCCAACTGGAAAAGAGGAAGAAGCTGCCAAGTTCATTAAGGAAAAACTAGAGGAATACGGTGTTAAAGCTTACATAGACAAAGTTGGAAATGTCATAGGGGTGAAAGAAGGAGAAGGTCCCCTAATCTTACTAGCGGGGCACGTTGATACTGTTCCAGGATACATCCCAGTAAGGATAGAGGGGGATATACTCTGGGGTCGCGGGAGCGTTGATGCTAAAGGTCCCTTGTCGGCGCTACTATTCGCGATGGTGGAGAGTAATGCGAACGTTATATTCGCAGGTTTAGTCGACGAAGAGGGATTCTCTAAGGGGGCAAGGGCTCTAGATGTTCCAAGACCAGAATATGTTATAGTTGGGGAACCTAGTGGAGTGAATGGAGTGACCATAGGTTACAAGGGTAGCCTGACGGTTAGATTCGTGGAGAGGGTGGAGAAGTTCCACGGTAGCATAGGTGGAGGTGCGGCTGAGAAGTTAATAGAGAGGTGGCTTAGCATTTCAGGGAACTTCGAGGATGGCTTCAATGGATTAAGCGGAAGGATAGTTAGGTTCGTTGCGTATGAAAGGGATTTCGAATTTTACGGTGAGATGATAGTTAACCTGAGGACTCCCCCAGGGTACGAACCACCCAGGGATTGGGATATAATAGACTTCGTTCCAGCGTACGAAGTTAATAGGAGATCTCCTCTGGTTAGGACTTTTGTGAGGAGCATTCGAGAGCTTGGGATGAAGCCGAAGTTGAAAAAGAAAAGCGGAACAGCTGATATGAACATCTTAGCTCCTAGATTTGGCGTGGATGCTGTAGCATATGGACCGGGAGATTCGAGGCTTGATCACACTCCCTACGAGAGGATAAGTCTTATGGAATATCTACAAAGCATAGATGTCCTCAAGAACGTTTTGACAAAATTAAAAGGTAAAGATTTGGATAAGATATATAAATCCTCCCCTAGATAA